Sequence from the Burkholderia sp. GAS332 genome:
ACTCAACGCCATCGTGCCGCTCGTGCTCGTGCTGCTCGACCGCGCCAACACGACGCTGCTGTACGGTAATCCTCGCACCACTTCGGCGGTTTACGCCGTGGTGTTTGCCGGTGACCTGCTGCTGACCATCGGCCTGATCGTGCTGGCCTTGCACCATCTGATCGTCGAACGCGACATGCTCGCCACACTCGACCGCGGCGCGCTGGAGCGTCTCGCCGAAGCGCGGGAAATGCGCGCAGTGAGCGAATCGCGGGCGCCGCGCAGCGATACGCTCGGCCACGACCCGGCCGCGCCATGCCAGTCGCTGCCGGGGGCCGGTTTGAGACAGAACGCGGCCGGTTAGCCGGCCCTGCGCGCCTCGTGTGCGGGATCGGCCACCGACACGAGAATCGGCGTCGCCGCCTGAGCGGTGTCACGCTTGGTGAGCTTGCCGTCCACCGAGGCGCCGCAATCCATCCGCAACTGCTGGTAGTAGATGTTGCCGGTCACATGCGCGTTGCTCTGCAACTCGACGAAGTGATCGGCGATCACGTCGCCGACAATCCGGCCGTTGACCACCACGTCATAGCCATGCACGTTGCCTTCGATCGAGCCGCGGTCGCTCAATACCAGCAGCGTCTGGGTGCCCGGCTCGCCGCTGACGTTGCCCTTCACGTGGCCGTCCATGCGCAGGCCGTCGCTGAACAGAAGGTCGCCGGTGATCC
This genomic interval carries:
- a CDS encoding protein CcmA, bactofilin family, which encodes MFSKKKHTGIQQTKLATLIAHDVRITGDLLFSDGLRMDGHVKGNVSGEPGTQTLLVLSDRGSIEGNVHGYDVVVNGRIVGDVIADHFVELQSNAHVTGNIYYQQLRMDCGASVDGKLTKRDTAQAATPILVSVADPAHEARRAG